The nucleotide window GCTTGGTGTGTTGGTCCCCACTGTATGACCCCCTCGGCCCTCAGATTGACTAGTTAATGTCTTGGTGTTGTCAGGAGGAAGACAGCAGTGGACCACTGGAGGAGGAGCAGGTTCTGCTGGTGTTAGGTCTAACTGACTTCATGGGCATGGTGGTCTCAGTCAAACAGGTGAGCGCCCTTTAAACCTCAACAAATTCTCTGGTGTCTCTACCAGTGTGTGCAAACCGAACATTAATTTTTTCTGTTCACCTAGACACTGCATGGTGATGGGGAGGAATCGGCAGTGGAGTCTTTCTTCAAGCTTCTGTCAGAGTGCCTCAACCGAGATGCCAAGATGGTGGTTACTGTTTTAGTGACGGGATCCAACGCAAATAGCTGGTTAGTATAAGGTCTGTTTTAAGAATGTGTCTCTGAACCTTGGTCCTCAACACCCTGTGTGTGAAGAGACTGGATTGTATGTGTTGGTCTGTCACCAGGACTGGGACATGGGATGTGCATGAGTTGAGCCAAAGATCTCAGTTGGGAATGGAGGATCTGGACATTGAGGAGGTAAGATCTCTTTCTGATATACTATAcaatccctctcttctctcctcaatACATATGTCTGTATCAGCTGGTTTTTCCATTTCCAATGTAGTGCAAAAATGAACCATTCAAGCTGCTTTTTGAACTAAGCTCCTCGCTCAGTTCCTACCCATCGTGTCATGGAGCTTGATGGTTTTCCTAACTTGTCTTTATCTGTCCTCAGGTATTGGTTTTCCTGCAGCTGTACCGGAACGTTACTGTGGTCTTCCTGGACAGCTGGCAGGATGTCACAGACCACGTATGTGCCGTCACCAAGGCCCTGTCCAAACGGCCCTACAAGTATGAACCCGATGAACTCTTAATATTCCACATCATTAATAACTATTCAACTTATGAATCTTATCAGTTGGAATTAATGTACTGCCTACATTGGTGCCATGCCATGAGGACAGGCTTTGAGTACCActaacttacagtgccttgcaaaagtattcatcccccttggcgtttttcctattttgttgcattacaacctgtaatattaaatggatttttatttggatttcatgtaatggacatacaccaaATTGTccaaataacttgttaaaaaaatatatttaaaaaaaaataacgcaaaagtggtgcgtgcatatgtattcaccccctttgctatgaagcccctaaataagatctggtgcaaccaattaccttcagaagtcttcaaaataattagttaaattgaacacaggtggactttatttaagtgtcacatgatctcagtatatatacacctgttctgaatggccccagagtctgtaacaccactaagcaaggggcaccaccaagcaagcggcaccatgaagaccaaggagctctccaaacaggtcagggacaaagttgtggagaagtaaagatcagggttgggttataaaaaaatatcagaaactttgaacatctactttgaaataatatggcaccacaacaaacctgccaagagagggccgcccaccaaaactcacggcccaggaaaggagggcattaatcagagatgcaacaaagagaccaacgataaccctgaaggagctgcaaagctccacagcggagattggagtatctgtccataggaccactttaagccgtacactccacagagctgggctttaaggaagagtggccagaaaaaagacattgcttaatgaaaaaaataagcaaacacgtttggtgatcaccaaaaggcatgtgggagactccccaaacatatggaagaaggtactctggtcaaatgagactaaaattgagctttttggccatcaaggaaaacgctatgtctggtgcaaacccaacacctctcatcaccccgagaacaccatccccacagtgaagcatggtggtggcagcatcatgctgtggggatgtttttcatcggcagggactgggaaactggtcagaattgaaggaatggtggatggagctaaatacagggaaattcttgagagaaacctgtttcagtcttccagagatttgagactgggatggaggttcaccttccagcaggacaatgaccctaagcatactgctaaagcaacactcgagtggtttaaggggaacatttaaatgtcttggaatggcctagtcaaagcccagacctcaatccaattgagaatctgtggtatgacttaaaagattgctgtacaccagcggaacccatccaacttgaaggagctggagcagttttgccttgaagaatgggcaaaaatcccagtggctagatgtgccaagcttatagagacataccccaagagacttgcagctgtaatttctgtttttttggtcttatttcttgtttgtttcacaaaataaaatatttagcatctgcaaagtggtaggcatgttgtgtaaatcaaatgatacaaacccccaaaaaatccatttaaattccaggttgtaaggcaacaaaataggaaaaatgctaaggggggtgaatactttcgcaagccactgtactttctttactgtgattcccactggctatcataaggtgaatgcaccaatttgtaagtcgctctggataagagcgtctgctaaatgacgtaaatgtaaattaaacTCTATAACTATAAGTCTGGTCACCAACTTTTGTGCTGGAGCCTGTGGGAAACTACAAAgcatgcaggcttttgctcctgCCCAGCAGTACCAAACCTGAGATACCAATCGACTTCATGATTAGATTCTAATGTGTGTTTGAGCTAGGCTGAAACTTAATTCTGCAAACCCTGTAACTGTCCAGGGTTGACAAGGCTTGGTGAGCAGTCAATTGCTGTAGAGTACAATCTATAAACTGTGGTCGTGCCTCTCCACTCCACTGCAGACTGCTGACGGAGCGGTGTGAGCTGCCGTTCTGTGTGGATGGCTCATGGGCCAGTGGGGCGCGTGTGGAACAGGACGGGGTTGGGCTGGGCGAGGTGTGGAGCAGGCAGATCACACAGCTCAACAGGGTCAGCCCTGCAGTGGCCTCCACTTTGACCACAGCCTACCCCTCACCACAAATACTACTGCAGGTAGCGATCTATCTACGTATCGTCTGTTTAGTCAGGATCATTATGAGATACAATAAGACATTGTAAGGTCTCATAAATGCTTTTCTTTATGTGGTCAGGCGGAAATGTGTTTGACCTATGACATAGCCACATTATAGACTGACATGATTTCAACAAACGGCATTGATTGACATACTTTTATActgtaggtacagttgaagtcggaagtttacatacacttaggttggagtcattaaaacttgtttttcaaccactccacacatttcttgttaataaactatagttttggcatgtcggttaggacatctactttgtgcatgacacaagtaattttttcaacaattgtttacagacagattatttcacttatatttcactgtatcacaattccagtgagtgagaagtttacatacactaagttgactgtgccttttaaaaagcttggaaaattccagaaaatgatgtcatggctttagaagcttctgataggctaaatgacatcatttgagtcaattggaggtgtacctgtggatgtatttcaaggcctaccttcaaactcagtgcctctttgcttgacatcatggaaaaatttaaagaaatcagccaagacctcagaaaaaaaattgggagcaatttccaaacacctgaaggtaccacgttcatctgtacaaacaatagtacgcaagtataaacatcatgggaccacgcagccgtcataacgctcaggaaggagacgcgttctgtctcctagagcagagcatactttggtgcgaaaagtgcaaatcaatcccagaacaacagcaaaaactaagtaaaactagtcctatatcgacataacctgaaaggccactcagcaaggaagaagccactgctccaaaaccgccataaaaaagccagactacggtttgcaactgcacatggggacaaagatcgtactttttggagaaatgtcctctggtctgatgaaacaaaaatagaactgtttggccataatgaccatcgttatgtttggaggaaaaagggggaagcttgcaagccgaagaacaccatcccagccgtgaagcacgggggtggcagcgtcatgctgtgggggtgctttgctgcaggagggactggtgcacatcacaaaatagatggcatcatgaggaaggaaaattatgtggatatattgaagcaacatctcaagacatcagtcaggaagttaaagcttggtcgcaaatgggtcttccaaatggacaatgaccccaagcatccttccaaagttgtggcagaatggcttgaggacaacaaagtcaaggtattggagtggccatcacaaagccctgacctcaatcctatagaaaatttgtgggcagaactgaaaaagcatgtgcgagcaaggaggcctacaaacctgactcagttacaccagctctgtcaggaggaatggcccaaattcacccaatttattgtgggaagcttgtggaaggctacccaaaatgtttgacccaagttaaacaatttaaaggcaatgctaccaaatacgaattgagtgtatgtaaacttctgacccactgggaatgtgatgaaagaaataaaagctgaaataaatcattctctctactattattctgacatttcacattctgaaaataaagtggtgatcctaactgacctaagacagggaattcttactaggatgaaatgtcaggaattgtgaaaaactgagtttaaatgcatttggctaaggtgtatgtaaacttccgacttcaactgtatttgatcTATATTTGACACAGGTCTGACTTGGATGTGGCTAGTGTTTTACTTGTTTAATGTTTTTCCTTCAGGCCTACAGTAGCTTAGAGTctgaggaagagaagagggggcTGCTGGCAGGCCTACTAGTGAAgactggagggaaggagagacgcATCGGACCTGAAATCTCAGCCAGAGTCTACCGTTCCCTCACAGCTCAAAACCCCCAGCTGGTCCTGGACTAATTGACCATTCTGGTGTCACTGTATGTAACTAATTGATACCTAATTAATTCCTAATTGTCCCTTTGGCACGTTGTGTAGGTCTAGGTATCAGCAGTATTAGTAATATCTCTTGTGCTTTGATTGGCTGGATGGAATATATCAGAACAATAATGGCCCACGGACCAAACCCTGTGGAACTCCATCTGTAACCTTAGAATGTTCAATTCTCTCAGGTCTACCTAAGTGCCTCAGGCCTGGGGTCAGTTTGGGTTTGGGTGTACAACTTTTCCAGGCTCTTGGATATGTGCAGAACTTTTACGTTTAGATAAGTTAAGGTTATGGCATTGGTTGCACATAGGGTGATCATCAAGATGAGTGAAGTATAGTACTGTAGCACTTTGTATATTTAAGAGAGAATGGCAATAGATACAAGTGTACATGAAACATTAATAAATTATGATTAATACACAATGATAAGATGTttgttttacatacattttttacTCTTGATTTGCGTTCAGCAAGGAAGGTTATACAAATTGGCATGACAAGAAAAGAAAAACATCTTATCCCAGGACACATCACATGGTGACTATCCCAGAAAAAGAAATGAAAATCAACCTACTATAAGTAAAGCATGAATCAGATGAAAATTGATAAACTGCAATATATAAGGAAAACATGTTGGAGAGCAAAGCCCTATTAGAGAACACAAGAACATGACCACCATGGCGTATTTTAATGCGCAGTATaaaaacattttgaaaatgttaatTGCACAGTATTGAAAAATAGGTATTTTCAGCATATGCATTGTTCTTTCGAAGGCCAAACCCACcattggtgtgcgtggccaaatacctgttttcatgtcatctgaccatagcaccaccTGGATTTagctaaacggcattggcacttggattggaaccggtgctatatGGTCATATGACACAAAAATAGAGGTCTTTGGCCACACAcaacagtggtgggtttggccttcaagagccgactaggtgaaaaatctgtcgatgtgcccttgagcaaggcacttaaccctaattgctcctgtaagtcgctctggataagagcgtctgctaaatgactaaaaatgtaaatgtaaaaagaaCAATGCATATGCACAGAGGTGGATCTTTGTTATGGAGTTATTTTGCGTCCACTGGTCATGGAgaccttgttaaggtcaacagcatcatgaactctaccaagtaccaggacattttagcccaaaacctggttccctcagccaggaggctgaaacaccAAGCACACATTtttcaatggccatctcagtctccggaattgaaccccattgaaaacctgtggtttgaattgaagagggcagtcctaAAGCGCAGactaaggatatcaaggatctggaaagattctgcaTGGAAAACTGGGGATCCAATAAGctcagtatttttttttttttttaaatttatacagtcttttttgctcatcgttatcaagggatccaatcattctggaccccactgtatgtacagtatatatttacATATTTGTATACAAAGATGTATATTGAGCAATGCACCTTTTTCTAAATTCGAGCTTTGTGGCTCTCTGAGCCTTGATATGAAAGTATAGGGAGCGTAAATACAGTAGATGACTTGGTTCTAAGTCTGTTATCTATCTGACTCAAGAGCAGGGTGGTGGATATCAGGGGTGGCTGTCTTACCCTTCCCTTCAGCCAGGCAAGCTGGGGAGAGTTCATCGACAAAGTGCTTTAGAAGGACACTGTTGACAGTCTTTTGGGTGAGAGGGCATTCCACTCAGAACGTCTTAGAAAGTGCTTAGAAATCTGACTAAGATATAACTCTTTCCCTCTTGTGGACTTTTCCACCAGTAGATGGTAATGGCATTTGTAGAAAAGTCCAGAATAGATCAAGTGCCAACTTTATCTAACATTTCTGGGGGGATATTTGAAAAGGAAAGTCATGTCCAGCGGCATCTTTTCCACTGGAAGTCCTCACTGTATGAGTTGCTCCCTGGAAGGGTGGGCAGGCAGGGGCACAGGGAGGGGCAGGGCTGGGCACTGGGCGAGAGGAGGCAGGGGCATTGGCATGGTAGGGGGTTGGGTACAGGGCTAGGGGAGGAGCAGGGACTGAGGGAGGACAGCTGGCTGAGACAGGGGCTCGGGCATGGACTAGGCTCCTCAAGCAAGTCATCAGGCAACTCCACTGCAAAGTCATCAACGAAGTCTTCAGTCAAGTCCTCAGACTGCTCGGGGGCGCCGTTGTTGAGGGTGAACACCCAGCCCAACTGGATGTGGAGGAGGTGGCGCAGGCCCGGGGGCAGGGGCAGCAAGTTCAGGATGTCAGGGCAGTTGGGCCGCTGCTGGCGCAAGCGAGAGCAGCAGAGGTACTGCAGGGAGGTGGGTGTGTAGCAGGCCCGGATCACCTTCATACTGCTCTTGGCTGCAGTGGAGCACACCATAGGGTAGAACTTCTTATTCTGAAGCCTGGTGGTGGCCACACCTGAGGAACGGGAAGAAAGGAAGAGACTGAGACATTAGGCACATGGTCATATGTAAATCTAGAGCAAATGTTACCATTAACAGTTGAGGTAGAATACGTCAGCACTCTGAACAATCtaaacagaacaaaaatatacagttcatataaggaaatcagtcaattgaaataaataaattaggccctaatctatggatttcacatgactgggaatacagatatacatctgttggtcacagacaccttaaaaaaaaggtaggggcgtggatcagaaaaccagtcagtatctggtgtgaccaccatttgcctcatgcagaatgacacatctccttcgcatagagttgattaggctgttgattgtggcctatggaatgttgtcccactcctcttcaatggctgtgtgaagttgctggatgttggcggaaactagaacacactgtcgtacacaaattcagagcatcccaaacatgctcaatgggtgacatgtctggtgagtatgcaggccatggaagaactgggacattttcagcttccaggaattgtgtacagatcctaaaacatgaggtgatggcggcggatgaatggcacgacaatgggcctcaggatttcgtcacggtatctctgtgcattcaaattgccatcgataaaatgcagttgtgttcgttgtctggaGCTTATGCCTTcccttaccataaccccaccgccaccatggggcactgttcacaacgttgacatcagcaaaacgctcgcccacacgacgccatacacgctatcTGCCATCTGTCCGCTACAGTTGAAACCGGggttcatccatgaagagcacacttctccagcgtgcccgtggccatcgaaggtgagtgtTTACACACTGaagaagtcggttacgacaccgaactgcagtcaggtcaagaccctggtgaggacgacaagcacgcagatgagcttccctgagacggtttctgacagtttgtgcagatattatttggttgtgcaaacccacagtttcatcagctgtctgggtggctggcctcagaccatcccgcaggtgaagaaaccggatgtggcggtcctgagctggcgtggtctgcgtttgtgaggccggttggaggtactgccaaattctctaaaacgtggttggaggcagcttatggtagagaaatgaacattacattctctggcaacagctctggtggacattcctgcagtcagcattccaattacacgctccctcaacttgagacatctgtggcaatatgttgtgtgacaaaactgcacattttagagtggccttttattgtccccagcacaaggtgcacctgtgtaatgatcatgctgtttagtcagcttcttgatatgccacacctgtcaggtggatggattatattggcaaaggaggaatgctcactaacagggatgtaaacaaatgtgtgtgtatggaacatttctgggatcttttatttcagctcatgaaacatggggccaaccctttacatgttgtttatatttttgttcagtatagtttgaaTCAAGGAAAAAATCTAGTTTGTGTCACTCACCTATACAGCGGCGGTTCTTATAGAAGGTAAGGGTTCCATGCCATGTGTCAAAGTGCAGCCCTATGATGGAGCCTTGGCCAAAACGGGATGAAAAATTCACCTTGTCCCCTTTGTGCTGCAGGATACCTTGAATAGGAAATTAATAAAAACACATGAGTGGGGAAATAGGAGGGAAATTAGTGAATTGCTATGTATAAAGGTCAACCTGTAGAAGCTGTTCATATCCATAAGGCATGCCTATTCATAACATTTCTGGGTCGCCTCCTCACCTGTGTAGGAAAGTCCCCAGCTGTCCTCGTCCATCCCCAGCATACTGCAAAAACTGTGTTGGAACTTGTCCAGGTTGACCTCAGCGGTCCCGATGCCCACCATCTACATAGGAGACAAAACATACAATAGTAGGTAATAATGTTAAGGACTGTCTGGCTGATTGGCTGGCCTTGTTTGTCTGGCTGATTGGCTGGCCTTGTTTGTCTGGCTGATTGGCTGGCCTTGTTTGTCTGGCTGATTGGCTGGCCTTGTTtgtctggctggttggctggtctTGTTTGTCTGGCTGGTTTGCTGGCCTTGTTtgtctggctggttggctggcctTGTTTgtctagctggctggctggttggctggcctTGTTtgtctggctggttggctggcctTGTTTGTCTGGCTGGTTGCTTGGCCTTGtttgtctggctggctggttggctggcctTGTTtgtctggctggttggctggcctTGTTTGTCTGGCTGGTTGCTTGGCCTTGTTTgtttggctggttggctggcctTGTTtgtctggctggttggctggcctTGTTtgtctggctggttggctggcctTGTTtgtctggctggttggctggcctTGTTtgtctggctggttggctggcctTGTTtgtctggctggttggctggccttgtttgtctggctggctggctggttggctggcctTGTTtgtctggctggttggctggccttatctgtctgtctattttgCCTTGCCTTGATTTgtcttgtctgtctctgtctgtttgtttatCAAATTATTTATGCCAGGGCTCGATTTGAGGGTGTATGTGGGGGTATGCCATACCCCTTGTGAAAGAAATGCAATAACCCTTGTTAGTTTAAGATTTTGAAGGGGCAACATGTATCCTGATTATATACAGCGATCTATAATGATGCTTAAGTCTGCGATGCTTTAGCATAGAATCAAGCTTTCACAAGAAAGATGTGCTTCTGATGCACATGGGGATATCTTTGGGTCGTCTCTATGATAttctaatgtaaaaaaaaaagaacacaaGTAATCTGTGTGACTCTCGCTATCAATTGAGCTAATCACTTTCTGAAAAATAAGATGTTTAACTAAATTGATACTTGATGGTTCGAATAAATTACATTATTATAACATATTTATTAGGGGAATTACATTGGtgaaaagtcaatactttatttTCCCTATATTTATTACTGTATCATGAAATAGCCTACCTTAAAGATGTAATGaatttcaggaaattagcttcaaaacaacaaaacattcatAGGGCCCCcaaattaagacaaaaaaaacagaacttgagcatgcataactattcaccccccccaaagtcaatacttttgtagagccaccttttgcagaaattacagctgcaagtctcttggggtatgtctctataagcttggcacatctagccactgggatttttgcccattcttcaaggcaaaactgctccagctccttcaagttggatgggttccgctggtgtacagcaatcttttaagtcataccacagattctcaattggattgggaacatttaaatgttccccttaaaccactcgagtgtttctttagcagtatgcttagggtcattgtcctgctggaaggtgaacctccgtcccagtctcaaatctctggaagactgaaacaggtttccctcaagaatttctctgtatttagcgccatccatcattccttcaattctgacaaaTTTCCCcgttcctgccgatgaaaaacatccccacagcatgatgctgccaccaccatgcttcactgtggggatggtgttctcggggggatgagaggtgttgggtttgcgccagacatagcgttttccttgatggccaaaaacctcaattttagtctcatctgaccagagtaccttcttccatatgtttggggagtctcccacatgccttttggcgaacaccaaacgtgtttgcctaTTTTTTTCttttagcaatggcttttttctggccactcttccttaaagcccagctctgtggagtgtatggcttaaagtggtcctatggacagatactccaatctccgctgtggagctttgcagctccttcagggttatctttggtctctttgttgcctctctgattaatgccctccttgcctggtccgtgagttttggtgggcggccctctcttggcaggtttgttgtggtgccatattctttccatttgttaataatggatttaaaggtgctccgttggatgttcaaagtttctgatatttttttataacccaaccctgatttgtacttctccacaactttgtccctgacctgtttggagagctccttggtcttcatggtgccgcttgcttggtggtgccccttgcttagtggtgttgcagactcgggaacctttcagaacaggtgtatatatactgagatcatgtgacagatcatgtgacacttagattgcacactggtggactttatttaactaattatgtgacttctgaaggtaattggttgcaccagatcttatttaggggcttcatagcaaagggggtgaatacatatgcacactccgttatttatttttttgaattttatgaaacaagttatttttttcatttcacttcaccaatttagactattttgtgtatgtccattacatgaaatccaaattaaaatccattCAAATTACAGGTTgttatgcaacaaaataggaaaaacgccaagggggataaatacttttgcaaggcactgtatatcttgattagataagtattcaaacccctgagtcaatacatgttagaatcacctttgttagtgattacagctgtgaatctttctgggtaagtctctaagagctttgcacacctggattgtacaatatttacacattaTACTTTctttttattcttcaagctctgtcaagttgcttgttgatcattgctagaccagcattttcaagtcttgccatagatcttcaagccaatttaagtcaaaactttaactaggccactcaggaacattcaatgtcatcttggtaagcacctcca belongs to Coregonus clupeaformis isolate EN_2021a chromosome 1, ASM2061545v1, whole genome shotgun sequence and includes:
- the LOC121582367 gene encoding probable crossover junction endonuclease EME2; translation: MSVLKRAKTWEISESEGESDAEHKPSIKCISFIDQDDDNNETATANSRTDNLEQDNKDYNTDCKSTAKTEPSDTLVAPRPARSGTASPARKRRTKEEIEADRQSIEERKEAREKLKRVRAKEKEERREDQQKRKEAAERLKSLRPENCLKCLTVCIDPALLQDDGSDVLLGTLSAVEWRSSIETQQLPHSITWTRDLPPEEDSSGPLEEEQVLLVLGLTDFMGMVVSVKQTLHGDGEESAVESFFKLLSECLNRDAKMVVTVLVTGSNANSWTGTWDVHELSQRSQLGMEDLDIEEVLVFLQLYRNVTVVFLDSWQDVTDHVCAVTKALSKRPYKLLTERCELPFCVDGSWASGARVEQDGVGLGEVWSRQITQLNRVSPAVASTLTTAYPSPQILLQAYSSLESEEEKRGLLAGLLVKTGGKERRIGPEISARVYRSLTAQNPQLVLD
- the LOC121567228 gene encoding SPRY domain-containing SOCS box protein 3-like isoform X2; its protein translation is MLRRSRNSQAQHYVWSDIQRDIDTMAVVLVNDREEWGDEHTQISDSDSEVDYLAIIPEVTDVVPDTVPVTGESYCHCDPWEETSPGALLQGFQTLNDCLCGEEDQGFDWVWDEGVKPNAAFLSCDNRKVSFHSEYSCGTAAIRGTKELADGQHFWEIKMTSPVYGTDMMVGIGTAEVNLDKFQHSFCSMLGMDEDSWGLSYTGILQHKGDKVNFSSRFGQGSIIGLHFDTWHGTLTFYKNRRCIGVATTRLQNKKFYPMVCSTAAKSSMKVIRACYTPTSLQYLCCSRLRQQRPNCPDILNLLPLPPGLRHLLHIQLGWVFTLNNGAPEQSEDLTEDFVDDFAVELPDDLLEEPSPCPSPCLSQLSSLSPCSSPSPVPNPLPCQCPCLLSPSAQPCPSLCPCLPTLPGSNSYSEDFQWKRCRWT
- the LOC121567228 gene encoding SPRY domain-containing SOCS box protein 3-like isoform X1, which produces MTCKMSHRKIVHKKTTISRNSQAQHYVWSDIQRDIDTMAVVLVNDREEWGDEHTQISDSDSEVDYLAIIPEVTDVVPDTVPVTGESYCHCDPWEETSPGALLQGFQTLNDCLCGEEDQGFDWVWDEGVKPNAAFLSCDNRKVSFHSEYSCGTAAIRGTKELADGQHFWEIKMTSPVYGTDMMVGIGTAEVNLDKFQHSFCSMLGMDEDSWGLSYTGILQHKGDKVNFSSRFGQGSIIGLHFDTWHGTLTFYKNRRCIGVATTRLQNKKFYPMVCSTAAKSSMKVIRACYTPTSLQYLCCSRLRQQRPNCPDILNLLPLPPGLRHLLHIQLGWVFTLNNGAPEQSEDLTEDFVDDFAVELPDDLLEEPSPCPSPCLSQLSSLSPCSSPSPVPNPLPCQCPCLLSPSAQPCPSLCPCLPTLPGSNSYSEDFQWKRCRWT